From Agelaius phoeniceus isolate bAgePho1 chromosome 38, bAgePho1.hap1, whole genome shotgun sequence, the proteins below share one genomic window:
- the LOC129134142 gene encoding LOW QUALITY PROTEIN: methyl-CpG-binding domain protein 1 (The sequence of the model RefSeq protein was modified relative to this genomic sequence to represent the inferred CDS: deleted 6 bases in 4 codons) — translation MAEGWAECPALGPGWQRREAFRKSGATSGRSDTYYKSPTGQKFRSKIELRRFLGPGHDLSNFDFKSGASSDLAPPGPGRAQNGTCAGPLPEPPKIFKKEEEEEVEVEVEVGGAETEKAPPSSVQALPIPVQATPSPSVAHAPAGAPPSPDPEAAAPGAPPGWGGGAVCWLPEPLPRGCPCPPSAAAAGSALTAVPRDETSTGEQRFYKRVGCGTCQACRIPEDCGICSACARSAPGGPAGPGRTPKCLLRRCLRIVKKGLGCGSCAGCLSTEDCGSCCICLRRLQPGLKRQWRCLRRRCLRPKKARVAKKPQSPRPLTEKWKPLVEREPSDASGARHRKLLNKGKEKKKPGRPPKAPGPRGRGVRSRASRRCGVCAACRRQADCGRCDFCRDKPKFGGQNLKRQKCRWRQCLRCAMDKEEPLGGAEKGSRPLPGPPLRLCPIKEESGPLPRLEVRPPGCLGPPLDTWDPPVTPPAPQDPRLGLLIASAPRLKGAPPEPSVAPQRPPPGDLGVLIAATPRVKQEQPQPSASLVPVPPQPPPAQLVVLDESEEEEEEEEEEGSSRVPFPLPPAPQLWPGSFLEELAEIPLPAHWGVVGADGGPGPCPARGLRLVQRCPRSSMAAAAVLLNPGLAFRVLVARGRPVPPGHEVLARRPPLRSVLDLVELLCDLEAYGPCPGPPGPPARPPAPRCHVLVRGGRCCRPCQMLAGEGH, via the exons ATGGCGGAGGGCTGGGCCGAGTGCCCGgcgctgggcccgggctggcag CGCCGCGAAGCTTTTCGGAAATCCGGGGCCACCAGCGGCCGCAGCGACACC TACTACAAGAG ccccacagggcagAAGTTCCGCAGTAAGATCGAGCTGCGGCGGTTCCTGGGCCCCGGGCACGACCTCAGCAACTTCGACTTCAAATCGGGGGCAAGCAGCGACCTGGCCCCACCCGG ACCAGGAAGAGCCCAAAATGGCACCTGC GCCGGGcccctcccagagccccccaaaatcttcaaaaaggaggaggaggaggaggtggaggtggaAGTGGAGGTGGGCGGGGCTGAGACCGAGAAGGCCCCACCCTCATCAGTTCAGGCCCTGCCCATCCCCGTCCAGGCCACGCCCTCTCCATCTGTGGCCCACGCCCCTGCCGGAGCCCCCCCATCGCCGGACCCGGAAGCGGCCGCCCCTGGAGCCCCCCCAGGATGGGGTGGTGGC gctgtgtgcTGGCTGCCAGAGCCTCTTCCccgggggtgtccctgccccccCAGCGCCGCTGCCGCTGGCTCTGCCCTGACTGCCGTG cccagagaCGAGACTTCAACCGGGGAGCAGCGATTCTACAAG CGGGTGGGCTGTGGCACGTGCCAGGCCTGTCGCATCCCCGAG GACTGCGGCATCTGCAGCGCCTGCGCCCGCAGCGCCCCCGGGGGCCCCGCAGGGCCCGGCCGGACCCCCAAGTGCCTCCTGCGCCGCTGCCTGCGCATCGTCAAGAAG GGCCTGGGCTGCGGCTCCTGCGCCGGCTGCCTGAGCACCGAGGACTGCGGcagctgctgcatctgcctgcgcCGCCTGCAGCCCGGCCTCAAGCGCCAGTGGCGCTGCCTGCGCCGCCGCTGCCTGCGCCCCAAG aaAGCCAGAGTGGCCAAGAAGCCGCAGAGCCCCCGGCCCCTGACAGAG AAGTGGAAGCCTCTCGTGGAGCGGGAGCCCAGTGACGCCTCCGGCGCCAGGCACAGA aAGCTGCTGAACAAGGGCAAGGAGAAGAAGAAGCCGGGGCGACCCCCGAAGGCCCCTGGGCCCCGCGGG CGGGGGGTGCGGAGCCGGGCCAGCCGGCGCTGCGGGGTGTGCGCAGCCTGCCGGCGCCAGGCCGACTGCGGCCGCTGCGACTTCTGCCGGGACAAGCCCAAATTCGGGGGGCAGAACCTCAAGCGCCAGAAGTGCCGCTGGAGGCAGTGCCTGCGCTGTGCCATG gacaaggaggagcCGCTGGGGGGGGCTGAGAAGGGCTCCAGGCCCCTCCCGGGGCCCCCTCTGCGCCTCTGCCCCATCAAGGAGGAATCAGGACCCCTCCCCCGCCTCGAGGTGAGACCCCCCGGCTGCCTGGGGCCCCCCCTGGACACCTGGGACCCCCCCGTgaccccccctgccccccaggacCCTCGCCTGGGGCTCCTCATCGCCTCGGCCCCGCGCCTCAAAGGGGCCCCCCCGGAGCCCAGCGTCGCCCCCCAAAGG CCCCCCccgggggatttgggggtcctgaTTGCCGCCACCCCCCGCGTGAAGCAGGAGCAGCCGCAGCCCAGCGCGTCCCTGGTGCCG gtgcccccccaacctccccctgcccagctggtggtgctggatgagagtgaggaggaggaggaggaggaagaggaggagggcagCAGCCGAGTG CCCTTCCCGCTGCCCCCCgctccccagctctggcccGGCTCCTTCCTGGAGGAACTGGCTGAGATTCCCCTCCCGGCTCACTGGGGAGTCGTGGGGGCTGACGGGGGTCCCGGGCCGTGCCCGGCGCGGGGGCTGCGCCTGGTGCAGCGCTGCCCCCGCTCCTCCATGGCCGCAGCCGCCGTGCTGCTCAACCCGGGCTTGGCTTTCCGGGTCCTGGTGGCCCGAGGCCGCCCGGTGCCCCCTGGCCACGAGGTGCTGGCCCGGCGCCCCCCCCTGCGCTCCGTGCTGGACCTGGTGGAGCTGCTCTGCGATCTCGAGGCCTACGGGCCCtgcccgggacccccgggacccccggcccggccccccgCCCCTCGCTGCCATGTCCTGGTGAGGGGGGGGCGCTGCTGCCGGCCCTGCCAAATGCTGGCGGGGGAGGGGCATTGA
- the LOC129134140 gene encoding activator of basal transcription 1-like, which yields MAGAERDPHGRGEEEEEEEEEEEKEEEKEEEKEEEEEEMEGEEEEGKEEEEGKEEEEGKEEEEERPEGSPAAEAPSDPASKPVVPGVIYLSFLPPGFGPRQARALLRPHGELGRVFLQPHGGSVRRRRQRPGGPPAVAFAEGWVEFRDKRAAKRAAKILHGAPMAPRPRSPFRHHYWSIKYLSGFRWPHLSERLSYERQVRAQRLRAEVAQAKREGGFYARRASKEPPKTSGDPEAPPRTWGFTQRATEEEIWRRKARPPPAAPPQSLLEKVFGTGR from the exons ATGGCTGGGGCCGAGCGGGACCCGCACGGGAggggcgaggaggaggaggaggaagaggaagaggaagaaaaggaggaggaaaaagaagaagaaaaggaggaagaagaggaagaaatggagggggaagaagaggaaggaaaggaggaagaggaaggaaaggaggaagaggaaggaaaggaggaagaagaggagcgTCCCGAGGGCTCTCCCGCCGCCGAAGCCCCCTCGGACCCCGCCTCAAAGCCGGTGGTACCGGGTGTCATTTatttgtccttcctccccccgGGCTTCGGGCCCCGCCAGGCCCGGGCGCTGCTGCGGCCGCacggggagctgggcagggtctTCCTGCAGCCCCACG GAGGCTCcgtgcggcggcggcggcagcgcccggggGGGCCCCCGGCCGTGGCGTTCGCCGAGGGCTGGGTGGAATTCCGGGACAAGCGAGCGGCCAAACGCGCGGCCAAAATCCTGCACGGGGCCCCCATggccccccggccccgcagccccttCCGCCATCACTACTGGAGCATCAAG TACCTGTCCGGGTTCCGGTGGCCTCACCTGAGCGAGCGCCTCAGCTACGAGCGCCAGGTGCGGGCGCAGCGCCTGCGGGCCGAGGTGGCCCAGGCCAAGCGGGAGGGGGGGTTCTACGCCCGCCGTGCCTCCAAggagccccccaaaacctcGGGAGACCCCGAAGCTCCTCCCCGCACCTGGGGCTTCACCCAGAGAGCCACCGAGGAGGAGATTTGGCGGCGCAAAGCTCGGCCCCCGCCGGCCGCGCCCCCTCAGAGCCTGCTGGAGAAGGTGTTTGGGACAGGCAGGTGA